A stretch of Fundulus heteroclitus isolate FHET01 unplaced genomic scaffold, MU-UCD_Fhet_4.1 scaffold_66, whole genome shotgun sequence DNA encodes these proteins:
- the LOC118561534 gene encoding uncharacterized protein LOC118561534: MGGREPMLSGKKLKRTIPPVSVRTTYALGIISLFPSLRDPYSDNGYEHFYDRQSGSGYLAWRIKTVQRNSAAQSCRSSTSTTYQDSPKRKRGLPCTNKQLFGEECHEAISFLKLSTDESAVKEKMKATFQHRQTLVQDQKCSSTVFDVFPRLLDVTGLIDQDFTMMFGEEVSGRFLAKWPTFFKPRILAECRKLTSNEHIGDLLSVQQDTDRDSDLSSILLLVHLLPPTSKGHKKSAKISSCQAIDHLVRYLQMGASVETFLAGVEPGQPFLLCVGENKSSIQRFYIIIDLKAIPCKAQTSLAAFDELFKAHFIFSVNYHESLYNFYTFIQTTVFNIDVGSAKESPRVRELRARFLHDA, encoded by the exons ATGGGGGGACGAGAACCCATGCTGAGCGGGAAGAAGCTAAAAAG AACAATCCCACCAGTCTCTGTGCGAACAACATATGCTTTAGGCATCATCTCTCTATTTCCCAGCCTCAGAGATCCATACTCAGACAACGGATAT GAACACTTCTATGACCGACAGAGTGGATCTGGCTACTTGGCCTGGAGAATAAAAACTGTTCAGCGCAACTCTGCAGCTCAGTCATGCAGATCCTCCACCAGCACAACCTATCAGGATAGTccaaagagaaagagagggcTTCCTTGCACTAATAAGCAGCTGTTTGGTGAGGAATGTCACGAGGCGATATCCTTTTTGAAACTTTCAACTGATGAATCGGCAGTCAAAGAGAAGATGAAGGCCACGTTTCAGCATCGGCAAACACTGGTTCAAGATCAAAAGTGTTCTTCAACGGTCTTTGATGTCTTTCCACGATTGCTTGATGTCACTGGATTG ATTGACCAAGATTTCACCATGATGTTTGGAGAAGAGGTGTCGGgcagatttttggcaaaatggcCTACTTTCTTCAAACCTAGGATTCTGGCAGAGTGCAGAAAACTGACTTCTAATGAGCACATTGGAGATCTCTTGTCTGTGCAGCAGGACACTG aCAGGGACAGTGACCTGTCAAGCATCCTGCTGTTGGTTCACCTGCTTCCTCCTACCTCCAAAGGCCACAAGAAGAGTGCCAAAATCAGCTCATGTCAAGCCATTGATCATCTTGTGAGATATTTACAG ATGGGGGCCAGTGTTGAAACCTTCCTTGCTGGTGTGGAACCGGGACAACCCTTCCTCCTGTGTGTTGGTGAAAACAAGAGCAGCATCCAAAGATTCTACATCATCATTGATCTCAAGGCCATCCCTTGCAAGGCACAGACATCCTTGGCAGCTTTTGATGAGCTCTTCAAGGCACACTTTATCTTCAGTGTCAACTACCACGAATCCCTCTACAACTTCTATACGTTCATCCAAACCACAGTTTTCAACATTGATGTGGGAAGTGCCAAGGAAAGTCCCAGAGTCAGGGAGCTAAGAGCCAGATTTTTGCACGACGCTTGA